CGAGAACGAGCTGGGCGTCATCGCGCAGAAGGACTTCCCGGGGTACTTCCTCATCGTGCACGGGATCGTGCAAGAGGCGCGGCGCCGCGGCATCCTGTGCCAGGGGAGGGGATCGGCGGCCAGCAGCGCCGTCTGCTACCTGCTCGACATCACCGCCGTCGACGCGATCGCCTACAACCTGCCGTTCGAGCGGTTCCTGTCGGCGCTGCGCGACGAAGAGCCCGACATCGACGTGGACTTCGACTCGGATCGGCGCGAGGAGATCATCCAGTGGGTGTACCGGCAGTACGGGCGCGAGCGCGCGGCGCAGGTCGCGAACGTCATCCAGTACCGGCCGAAGAACGCCGTCCGCGACATGGCGAAGGCGCTCGGACACTCGCCCGGGCAGCAGGACGCGTGGTCGAAGCAGGTCGAGCGGTGGGACGGGCTGTTCGAGACGGCCGACCACGACATCCCCGACCGGGTGCTGGAGTATGCGACTGAGCTGTTGAAGACGCCGCGTCACCTCGGCATCCACTCGGGAGGAATGGTGCTCACCGAGCGACCCGTCGGCGAGGTCGTGCCGATCGAGCACGCGCGCATGGCGAACCGCACCGTCATCCAGTGGGACAAGGACGACGCCGCCTGGATGGGCCTGGTGAAGTTCGATCTGCTGGGCCTGGGCATGCTCGCCGCTCTGCAGTACTGCTTCGACATGATCGCGGATGCCACGGGGGAGCGGTGGGAGCTGGCGACGATCCCGAAGGAGGAGGCCGCCGTCTACGACATGCTGTGCCGGGCCGACTCGATCGGGGTGTTCCAGGTGGAGTCGAGGGCGCAGATGGGGCTGCTGCCGCGGCTGCAGCCGCGCCGGTACTACGACCTCGTGATCGAGATCGCGCTGATCCGGCCCGGGCCGATCCAGGGCGGGGCGGTGCACCCGTACGTGCGGCGCAAGCTGGGGCAGGAGAAGGTGACGTACGCGCACCCGAAGCTGAAGCCGGTGCTGGAGAAGACCCTGGGCATTCCGGTGTTCCAGGAGCAGCTCATGCAGATGGGCATGGCCGTGGGCGGGCTCACCGGCGAGGACGCCGATCTGCTGCGCCGGGCGATGGGATCCAAGCGCGGTATCGAGCGCATCGATTCGCTGCGCAAGAAGCTGTACGCGGGCATGGCGGAGAACGGCCTGACCGGCGAGGTCGCCGACGACATCTACGCGAAGATCCAGGCGTTCGCGAACTTCGGGTTCGCCGAGAGCCACTCGCTGTCGTTCGCGTTGCTGGTCTACGCGTCGTCGTGGCTGAAGCTGCACTATCCCGGCGCGTTCCTGGCGGCGCTGCTGCGCGCGCAGCCGATGGGGTTCTACTCGCCGGCCTCGCTCACCGCCGACGCGCGCCGCCACGGTGTGCAGGTGCGGCGCCCCGACCTGCATCTGTCGGGGGTGGATGCCGGATTGGAGGCGGTCACGCCCGACGACGCCAGGCAGAGCGGGGTGGATGCCGCCGACGCCGGGTCGACGCGCCGCCCGGCCACCGGCATGGACGCCTGCACCCACCGCACCCAGCCGCCGGTCGGAAGGTTCGATCGCGACGCCCCCGACGAATCCGCTGCGCACCGCCGCGACGGAGCATTCGCGGTGCGGCTGGGACTGGCATCGGTCACCGGGATCGGCAAGCCCCTCGCCGAGCGCATCGTCGCCGAGCGCGAGGCCCGCGGGCCGTTCCGGGACCTGCGCGACCTCACCCGCCGCACCGGGGCGAACACAGCGCAGCTCGAGGCCCTCGCTACCGCGGGCGCGTTCGAGGGTCTCGGGGTGAGCCGGCGCGAGGGCATCTGGCTGGCGGGCGACGCCGCGCAGGACCGCATCGAGTACCTCGAGGGGTCGCTCGTGTCGGTGCAGCCGCCGCTGTTCGGAGACCAGTCGAGCTATGACGTGCTGGCCGCCGACCTGTGGGCGACGGGCATCTCGACCGACGATCATCCGCTGGTGCATTACCGGTCGCAGCTCGATGCCCGGGGTGTGCTCACCGCCGCAGAGCTGCGTGGGCACGAGACGGGGCGACGGGTCGAGGTGGCGGGGCTGGTGACGCACCGGCAGCGCCCGGCCACGGCATCCGGTGTCACCTTTCTCAATCTCGAGGACGAGCACGGCCTCGTGAACGTCATCTGCTCGGTGGGAGTGTGGAACAAGTACCGGCGGGTGCTGCGCGATTCTCCGGCGCTGATCGCGCGGGGAATGCTGGAGCGCTCGCCCGAAGGCGTCACGAACCTGCTCGCCGACCGGTTCGAAGACCTGCGCGTGGGCGTGCAGCACCGGTCGCGCGACTTCCGGTGATGCGCGGACGGCGTCGAATCCGCCGCGTTCGTAGCATTCATACAAATGTGATCGATCTGTGGTCAGACCACATGAGGAGTGCGCACAGACTTTTCCCAGGGTGGGCGCGGACGGGCGGAAACTGAGGTCATCACAGAGCGCCGGACAAGCCGGCACACGAATGAGAAAGGCCCTCACATGACCGCCCCCACCGCCACCACCGTCCTGTCCGGCGCACCCGCCGACGTTCCGGTCGCGGCACACTCCTCCGCCCTGCCGATCGCGATCGCGGTCACGCGCATGCTGATGGGCTTCTACTTCTTGTGGGCGTTCTTCGACAAGGTGTTCGGCCTCGGCTTCGCGACGCCGGTCGAGCGCGCCTGGATCAACGGTGGCAGCCCCACGACGGGCTTCCTCACGAACGCGACGGCCGAGAGCCCGCTTGCGGCGGTGTTCAACGCGATCGCCGGCAACCCGGTCGTGGACTGGCTGTTCATGCTGGGCCTGTTCGGCGTCGGGTTCACTCTGCTGTTCGGCATCGGCGTGCGGGTCGGCGCGATCGCGGGTGCGGCGATGCTGTTCCTGATGTTCCTCGCCGAGTTCCCGCTGACCCTGACCGGGGCCACCAACCCGCTCATCGACGGCCACATCATCGAGATGGGCGTGATGGCCATCGTCTTCTTCGGGGTCGCGGACCAGCGGCTGAGCGTCGCCCGGGTGTGGCGCACCGTCGTCGGAGACAAGACCTGGCTCTGGTGACATCCTGACGACGATCGTCCCGGCGGAATTTCACCGTCGGGACGATCCCTTTTGTGTGGATGCCGCGGGCGGCAGCCGGCTTCAGGGCTCGTAGCCGGCGGCGGGGACTGAGTTGACTACGGCGCATTGACCGCAATGGGCACCCGCCGACACACTGGTCGAGTGAGAGCCGTCGTGTACGACCGCTATGGGACCGTCGACGAGCTGCGGGTGGCTGACATCCCGGTGCCGACGCCCGGACCGGGCCAGGTGCTCATCGAGGTCGTCGCGACGAGCGTGAACCTCTCGGATTGGGAGGGTCTGCACGGCAGTCCGGCGTACGCGCGGATCGGCGGGCTGTGGCGTCCGGCGCGGCGGGTGCTGGGGTCGGACATCGCGGGGCGCGTGGCGGCGGTGGGGGACGGCGTCGACCGGTTCCGGGTGGGCGATGAGGTGTTCGGCGACAACCTGGAGCGCATGGGCGGGTTCGCTGAGTATGCGGTCGCGCCCCAGGCGGTGCTGGCGCCCAAGCCTGCGGAGCTCACGTTCGCCGAGGCGGCGACGCTGCCGCAGGCGGGGGCGATCGCGGTGCAGGCGGTCGCCCGGGGTGACGCGGGCATGCCGATGCTGATCAACGGCGCGGGGGGAGGGAGCGGGATGTTCGCGATCCAGCTCGCCGCACGGGCCGGAATGCACGTCACCGGCGTCGACAACGCCGGCAAGCTCGCCTTCATGCGTGAGCTCGGGGCGGATGCGGTGATCGACTATCGCGCCGAGGACTTCACGCGCACCGGACCGTACGATCTGGTGGTCGATCTGGTGGCGCGGCGTTCGATGTTCGCGTACCGGCGTGCGCTGGCGCGGGGTGGCCGGTTCTTGATGGTCGGTGGCACGGTGCGGGCATTGCTGCGGGCGCTGACCGTCGGCACTGTCGTCGGTGCGGTGAGCGGGACGCGGCTGGGGGTGCTGGCGGTGCGGCAGGGGCCGGCGCACTTCGGGCCGCTGGTTGAGGCATGCGTCGCGGGCGACGTGCAGATCCGCATCGACAGCACGTTCCCGCTCGAGCAGACGGCTGCGGCGCTGGAGCATCACGGTGAGGGACGTGCGCTGGGCAAGGTCGTCGTCGCGGTGCGGGACGAGTAGGTCTCTCGGCCGGCGCTATGGGCAGAGCTCGAAGACGTAGCCGGGTTCTTCGGGCTTCGTCAGGGCGCGGTCGCGGTGGATCAGGGATGCGGGCCGGTCGGGGGCGGCGCATGCGTCGGCGAAGGCGGCCGGGTCGCTGTACTCGATGGCGAGCACGTGGTCGCCGTACACGTCGGTGTAGGCGTCGCACTCGTCGTACGCGGCGCATTCCTCGGTGATGGCGAAGTCGAAGCCGGCCTCGGTGTGGAGGAGGGCGGCGTCTTCGGCGGCGTTCTTCTGCGCGGCGGCGAGTCCAGCGTCGTGGGCGCGGGTGACGAGCGCACTGGCGAGGGTGAGGTTGTCGTCGCGGGTGAGGAGGCCGTTCGTGCGCGTATAGGTGTCGAGGTTGTCGAACTCGACGGCGTCGTAGCCGGCGTCGGCGCACTGGTCGATCCAGGGTGTGACGATCGCGGCGACGCGTTCAGCGTCGCGGGTGTCGATGAGGGCTTCGTCGGGCCAGTCCGGGTCGTAGACGATGTCGCCGTCCGCGTCGTGGAGGAGCAGGTCGTCGGGCCAGTTGTCGAGTTCGTCGGGCTGGGTCTGGAAGGCATTGAGGTAACAGACCGAGTAGCGGTCGTCGGCGGGTGGGGCAAGTCGATCACGGACGACGATCTGCACCGCTGGGCCGGGTTCGTATGCCCCGCCGAGCTGGTAGTCGAATGCGGCGGCAACGGGTGGCAGGGAGATCGTGGGGGTCTGCTCACCGGTCGGACTGTGGTCGTCGACGCTGTGGCTCGCGCAGCCGATGAGCGTGGCGAGCGTGAGGAGTGTGGCTGCGGTCACTGCGGCGGTGTGGTGCTTTCGTCTGCGGCCGGTGTGATGTACCCGCAAGGCGCGCTCGGTGGAGGGCGCGGAACCGTGTCGCGGCATGGCCTCGAGGGTACGTCAGAACGGTGGCGGTCCGTCGTACTTGGTGGTTGCCGGGTCGGCGGCGGGCGTGGACGTGGCGGTGTCGAGGGGCGGGTCGACGCGAGTGGTGAATCCGGTGGGGCTGACCCAGTACAGCTGGCTGGTCGCCTTGTCGCGGATCAGCTGCCAGAGCGTCTCGTCCTTGATGATGTGGTGGTGTTCGCACAGCGGACACAGGTTTTCGGCGTCGGTGGTGCCGCCATCGGCCCAGCGTGTGCGGTGGTCGATGTCGCATCGGTGCGCGGGTCTGGTGCAGCCTGGGGCGATGCAGGTCGGGTACTGGGTGTCGAGCCACCGGCGCAGGTCGGCGGGAACCCGGTATGTCTTGCGGTCGACGTTGAGGATGGTTCCGGTGACCGGGTGAGTGAGCACCCGTATCCACGATTTCGCCCGTCCGGCGAGTCGTTTGGCGGTTTCGATGTCGATCGGCCCGTATCCGTCCAAGGTGGCCGGTTCGTCGGAGTGTCCGAGGAGGGCGAGGGCGGGGATCGTGATCCGCACCGTCGGCGTGATGCCCTTCAGTGACGGGAGAGTCTCGTTCGGCCCGGCCGCACCGACCGGCGCCTCGGTCTCGCCTGGGGCGTCGGTGTCGGGTTCGCTCGGCGCATCCGCATCGTCTGCGGTGTCTGCGCCGGTCTCGGATCCGCTCAGCACCTCCGCAAGGTCTGCGGTGTCTGCGTCCGTCTCAGGGTCACCCGGCGCATCCGCACCGTCTGCGGTGTCGGTCGCATCGTCGCGGGCGTCATTGCCACCTGCGGCGGCGGCGCGGACTGCATCGACGATATCGTCGGGGAGCGCGGCGAGGGAGCCGCTCAGCAGCAGATCGGTGGAGATATCGGCGCGCAGTTGTGCAAGGGTGCGGGTCTCGCCGGGCAGGGTGGCCAGGTACCGGGACTGGATGTCGAGGTAGTCGGCGATCGCGTGGCCGGCGGTGGCGGGAACGCGCAGGATCATCTCCATGATGCCGTCGAGCTCCGGCGTGACCCACACATCGCGGTTCTTCGCAGCCCGAGCGTGGCGCTCGTTGACCGATTCGGGGTGCACCCGCTCGCGGACGTTGCGGGCGCGGGAGCGGAACTTCCCGCTGTTCTGCCGGGTTGCTGCGTCGACCAGTTGCTCGTCGAACGCAGCCCACGCGATCGGATCGGCAGGGAGCTCGTCGACCAGCGTCTTGGCGTAAGCCGCGTTCTGTTCGGGGACGTCTCCGGCCAGGTATGCCGCCCATAGTCGCGGGCATCGCGCCGCGAGCACCTGCGCACGACTGGCGCGCGCGTGCACCTGGCCCTCGGACAGCTGAGTGCGCACGGCAATGTCGAGCGCCACGGCGCTGACGGCCAGGTCGCGGCAGTGCCGCTGATACTCGGTCAGCGACATCCCGCGGCCCGCGACCGCCGCCGGGTAGTTGCCCTCGACATCCGTCCACGCCGACGGGTCGTTCGCCGCTTCGGTGAGCAGGTCGTTGATCCGCTGATCCTGCCGCGCCGCGGCCACCCGCCCGTATCGGACGAGGTCTTCCAGGCCGACTCCCGGCGGGGTGGCATCGTCAAGGTCGGTGAAGTCCAATGGTGACTCCGGCACGGATGCCGTGTCGTGACCCGCTGCGAAACTGGAAGCGAAATCCACCTGGACTCCGGACTTGAAATCGATGATGACACCGCCGCGTGCCTCGTACTCCTCGCACAGTCTGGCCAGGAAGGCATCGACGTAGTCAGACCCCGCGGACGATGCCGCTACCGGGTCCTGTACCACCGTCGAGCTAACCATACAAAAATACTAACACGCAATCGCCGACATGGGAAGAAATATTCGAACCAATGTGGAAGATAGACTGAGTGACGCCAGCCTCTGTAGCTCAATGGAAGAGCAGTTGCGTCCTAAGCAAACGGTTGGGGGTTCGAGTCCCTCCAGGGCTATTGGACAGTTTCGGGCGCGACCTCAGGTTCGCCCGGGCTCATTTCGTCGTGCCCGACCTTGACGTGACTCAACCGAGTCGACTGCGCGGAGGGAGGTCGATCTTGCCGGTGCGACGGGCGCGGGATCGAAGTCGACGAGTCGGTGATATGGTGACTGACACTTCGACGAGGGAGTCCGCGATGCTGCGCAGTGATGCCAAGCAGAATCGCGTGCTGTTGCTGGATGCCGCGTGCGATCTCATCGCCCAGGCGGGCACCGATGACATCAGCGCGCGCGATATCGCCGATCGTGCAGGCGTCAGCTCGGCGACGCTGTACCGTCACTTCCCGAACAAACAGGCCCTCGTGGACGGCATCTCGGTGGATCGCTGGGAGCGCATGAGCGAGTGGGCGCGCGGCTCGCGCAGTCCCCGTGCGGCGGTCTTCGACATCGCTCGCGTGCTCGACCGGTTCTCGCGACTCGTCAGCGACGACGCGCAGTTCATCGTGGCCGCGGGGCTGAAGGTCGGCACGACGCCGGCGGCGATCGCGCCCGTGCGCGAGGTCTTTGACGCGCGCTTCGACTCACTCTGGAACGCCGCCCGGGCGTCGGGGTCAGTCCGCCGATGGGCCGACCCCAGGGATGCGGTCGAGCTCGTCGGCTCTATCCGTAACAAGGAGCGCCGCACTCCCATGCTGGCAACCGTCGTCGGGGGCTTCGTGGCACCGCAAGTCGATGTGGAACGACTGTTGCGCGTCGTGCATCACCCGCACCGATCTGCCCAACTGTGACGGATACGGGGTAGTTCCCTCACTTCCGTCGCACGGACTGTCTGGCTCTCGCATTATCGAGACGTGTTGAACAATGTTGCTCATCCGTTGGATTCCGGAATCCGCCGTCTGGCGGAACAGCTACGCGACGGCAGCATCAGCTCGCGCGAACTGACGGAGCTCGCTTTCGACAGGATCGGCGCGCGAAACGGCGGCGAACCCGACTTCGACGGCGGCCCGGACGCTGTCAACGCGTGGGCGCGTCTTGATCGCGATGCCGCGTTGACAGCTGCAGATGCCGCGGATCGGCGCATAGCGCAGGGTGATCCCTCGCTGTTGGCGGGCATACCCGTCGGGCTCAAGGATCTGTTCGCCGTCGCGGGCAAGCCGCTCACCGCTTCGAGCCGCCTCCGCGCAAACGAGACAGCGGACCAGGACAGCGCGGCGTGGTCGGCGCTGTCCGACGCCGGTGCCGTTTACGTGGGGCACACTCACACGCACGAGTTCGCCGCCGGCGGCACCACCGACCAGGTCGGCAACCCGTGGAATCTCGCCCACAGCCCCGGGGGCTCCAGCGGAGGCTCCGGCGCTGCCATCGCCGCCGGCATGGTGCCCTTGGCGCTCGGCACCGACACGGCGGGTTCCCTCCGAATCCCTGCGGCCCTCGTCGGCGTCTCCTCGTTCAAGGCGTCGTTCGGCCGTGTGCCGACCGACGGCGTCATCCCGCTGTCCACGACGCTCGACCACGCCGGCCCCATCGCCCGCACGATCGATGACTGCGCTGTCGCGCTCGAGGTCCTCACCGCCGCGCCGCGCTCCCGCGACCCGTTCGGTGTCGGCGCGCGCCCCGGAATTGTCGCGCCGCGGGCGGCGGACCTGCGCGGCGTCCGGGTGGCCGTGACCGATCGCCCCGATTCTGTCGACCTCGAACCGGATGTGCGCGATGGTCTGGAGCGGGCCGTCGCGGCGTTGTGGGAGCTGGGCGCGACCGTCGTGACCATCCCCGCACCGACGGATCTGTCCAAGGCTGACTACGACACGATCTTCCTCGCCGAAGCGCGCACGTATCACGCGCAGTACGCCGATCGCGCGAGCGAATACCGACCGAGCGTGCGCGAGTTCCTTGCCCACGACCTTCCGCCCATCGCCGTTGACGTCTATCTGGCGGCTCAGCAGCGCCGGGCAGGCGTCACCGCCGCCTGGCAACGCTGGTTCGCCGAGAACGGCATTGCCGCACTCATCGAGCCGACGGCGGCATCCACCGCGCCCGTGCGCGGGCACGGGTACGACGCGGGCCGCCCGATGGGCGGCACCGATCCACTCACCGCCTTCACCGCCACCTGGAACGTCACCGGTTTCCCCGTCGCCGCGCTCCCCGCGGGAGTCGGCAGCCGCACCGGTCTACCCGTCGGCGTCTCGGTCGTCGGACCCGGCGAAAGCGACGCCGAGACGCTCGCCATCGCCCTGGGGTTGCAGGAGCGACTTCCCATCCCCGAACTCGCGTGGTGAGCTGATGGAGTCCTTTGTCCTCTTCGCGCTGTCGGTGTTCACCGCCTTCGGCTTCTACGCGCTGCTTGCGTGGGGCCTCGGGCTCATCTTCGGTCAGCTCAATGTGGTCAACGTGGCCCATGGTGACATGGCCATGGTGGGCGCCTACCTCATGGTCGTGCTGACCCCCGTGGCCTTCCCGCTCCGCCTGCTCCTCGCCGTCATCGGGGGGTTGGTCCTGGGTGCACTCATCGAACGAGGACTGCTCAGCCGTCTGTATGAGCACGGCATGCTTGCCACGCTTCTGGCGATGTGGGGCACCGGCATCGTCCTGCGCCAGACCGCTGAGGCGATCTTCGGTCCCACTCCGGCGTCGGTGCCAGCACCTATCACCGGCACCGTGGAGATCCTCGGGGTCGACTACCCGACCTTCCGCCTGGTCAGCGCGACCGTCTCGCTGCTCATCCTCGCGGGGCTCGTGCTTGTGATGTACCGGACAAGCCTTGGACTGCGGCTGCGCGCATCCATCGACAACCGTGCGATGGCCGCCGGTTTCGGTATACCGACCGGCGCCATGGTCACCGGCACCTTCGCCGTCGGCACGGCGCTTGCGGTCCTCGCTGGCGCTCTACAGAGCCCAATGCTCGGCATCACCCCGCAGGTGGGCGTGTCACTGCTCGCGCCCACCTTCTTCGCCGTGCTGCTGGGACGTCCCGGCAGCATCGGCGGACCGATCTTCGGCGCGTTCGTCGTCGCTGTACTCGACATCGGACTGCGCACGGTCCTTCCCGAGACGGTCGCCGGCGTCGTCTTCTTCGTTGCTCTCATCGTCCTGATCGCCCTACAGCCACAAGGCCCCAACTGGAGGTTCACACTATGGAAGCCGTCTCAACAGCGCGTCGCCTGAACTGGCGCCGCACAACCACCGGAGCCGCGGCACTTGCCGTCGCCACGTTGGTGCTCTCCGCCTGCGGTGGAGGATCGTTCGCCGGCGACGCCGGTGACGGTGCCGACGGCGCACAGGACCGCGCCTTCCGCCTCGGCCTCGTCGCACCCACCACCGGAGTCGCCTCGCTCGAGGGCAACTCGCTCGTCATGGGCGTCGAGCTCGGCATCGAAGCCGTCAACGCCGATGGCGGCGTGCTCGGACACCCGATCGAGCTGGTCGTCGTCGATGACAAATCGGATGCCGCAACCTCGACCCAGGTCACACAACAGCTCATCCGCCAGAACGATGTGGACTACGTTCTGGGGACGATCGCCGGTGACACGTCCGTCGCGGCGGGGTCGGTCGCCGCCGAGGCGGGTGTACCGTTCTCGAGCGTCGTCAACGGCACCGTCGAGTTCTGCAGCGCGCACTTCTGGCCCTTCGGTGCGAGCGAGCGCATGATGGTCGAAGACCTCATCCCGCACATGATCGAGCAGTATGGTTCGCGCGTGGGACTGGTCGGAAACGACTACATCTTCCCTCACACGTACCACGCGGTCGCCAGCGAGATCATCACCGAGAACGGCGGCGAGGTCGTCGCAGAGGAGTACAGCCCCCTGGGAACGGCCGACTGGCAGCCGGTGATCGGCAAGCTCAGCAATGCCGACCCCGACTGGATACTGACGGCTGTCGTCGGCGGTGACGCGGTGTCGTTCATGACTCAGGCCGACCAATTCGGATTGCTCACCGATCGCGGCGTCACCGGCACCACGTCGCAGCAGGAGTTCTACGCCGCGCTCGGTCCGATTCTGGAGGGTCGCACGACGGCGCTGCAGTACTCCGATCAGACGCCGGGAGCCGACAACGAGGCATTCGTCGCGGCCTACCGCGCGGAGCACGGCGACAACGGCTCGATATCGGCGATCGCCGCGACCTCGTACGAAGCAGTGCGCTTCATCGCTGCCGCCGTCAACGCCGCCGGTGGGTACGACGCCGAGGCCATCAGCGAGCAGATGTCGACCATCCGGCTCGATGGGCTCCTGGGTGATCTGGGCTTCCGTGAGGACAACCACTACGTCAGCAGCGACATGGTGCTCGTGCAGATCGACGAGGGCGGCGTCTACTCGACCGTCAAGGTCCTTGACCCGATCGACGACACGACGGCTCGCAATTGCTCGTGATGCACTCCGTTGAACCCCGCCTACCGCTGCGGCGAGCCCTCGTGTTCGCCGCAGCGGTAGGGCTGCTCGGGCTTGCACCGTTCATCTTGCCGCCGTACCCGCTCGCCCTGCTGACGCTCGCGCTGGTCTACGGTCTGTTCGCGTTCGGGTTGGACATCGCGTGGGGGCGCACAGGAATCGTGAGCATCGGCCACGCCGCGTTTTTCGGTCTGGGCGCGTACGGCTGGGCCATCGCGGAACGTCAGGGCCTGCCCGGTGTCGTCGGCGCGGGGGGCGGCATCCTTGTGGCGGTCTGCGTCGCAGTCGTCATCGGGCTCGCCGGACTCGGCCGCCGCGCACTGCCCTCCACGATGGCGATCCTCACTCTTGCGCTGACGTTGCTGTTCGAACAGCTAGCGCGCACCTGGTCGGATGTCACCAACGGCAGCAACGGCATCGTCGTGCGCTCCCGCGGTCTCATTCCCGACTACTACACCACAGCCGCCCTGGTGGTGCTGATCGTTGCCGTGGTCTGGCTCTTCGTGCTCCGCGGGCGCCTCGGTCGCCGAGCCCTTGCCGTCAATCTCAATCCGGATCGAGCGGCGCACCTGGGCATCGACGTCCGTGGCACCCGGCTGTCGGCGCTGGTCGTCAGCGCGGCGGTGGCTGCTGCGGCGGGCGCGATCGCAGCTCCCGTCATGGGCCTCGTCTCGCCATCGGCTGGCGGCATCATGCTCTCCACACAGGTGCTCGTGTGGTTGGCCGTCGGGGGCCGGGGCACACTCATCGGTGCCTTCGCCGGAGCTGTGATTGTCACGATGGGCCAGCAGTACCTCGGTGAAGCGATCGGCTCGTGGTATCTGCTCGTTCTCGGCGTGATCTTCCTCGTCGTCGTGCGCTTCGCCCCGGGCGGACTCGTCGGGCTCGTGCGCCGCGTCGTGCGCATTCCCGCGCACATCGCCGCGAGGCAGGACGCGCGGCTTTCCGGTGCGATTCTCCGGCGAAAGCTGCCCGCGAAGACGGAGTTCGCCGTGCAGGCCCGTGACATCCGCAAGTCGTTCGGTGCTACCAAGGTGCTCTTGGGGGTCGACCTCATGGTCCCGACAGGGGAGGTGCTCTGCATCATCGGGCCGAACGGCGCAGGCAAGACCACACTGCTGAACATCGTCGCCGGAGATGTCGCGCCGACGGCCGGTACCGTGGCAATCTTCGACGTCGACGCGACCCGGTGGCGCATCCACCGTCGCGCCCTTGCGGGTATGGGCAAGGTGTTCCAGATCCCGAGCGTCTTCACCGAGCTCTCTCCGGCCGACAACCTCCGCCTCGCCCATAGTGAGGCGCTCCAGCCGCGCGAGACCGCCGAAGCGCTTGCACGGTTCGAGCGCGACGACGCACGGTCGGCCGCAGAGCTGCCGCTGGCGGACCGTCGGTCGCTCGAGCTCGCCATGGTGCTGGTGTGGGGGCCGGAGGTCATCATCCTGGACGAGCCCGCCGCTGGCCTATCCCATGAGGAGTCCGTCGCATTGGCGCGGCTCCTACGCAGGGTCGCGACCGAGACGGGCGCGACGCTGGTGATAATCGAGCACGACATGGACATCGTGCGCGAGCTCGCGGACCGCGTCGTGGTGCTCGCGAACGGACGCTTTCTTGCAGAGGGGACGATGGAGGAGATCACTGCGCGAGACGATGTGAAGGACGCCTACTTGGGGGTTGTGACGTGATCGAGGTGAACGCCCTCGCGGCCGGCTACGACGGAATCCCCGTCGTCTCGCATCTGGACCTGACTCTTGCCGCCGGGGAAGTGGTGGCGTTGCTTGGCCGCAACGGCATGGGCAAAACCACGATGATGCGCACTTTGGCCGGCCACCTACCCTCGATCGACGGCGATGTGCTCCTAGACGGATCGCCGCTTCGCTCAGGCCGTGCCGACCTCGCCGCGCGCGCTGGGATGTCATTCTTGCCCGACGACAGGGGCGTCTTTCCGCGCCTGACGGTCGCGGAGAATCTCGCCCT
This DNA window, taken from Microbacterium invictum, encodes the following:
- a CDS encoding error-prone DNA polymerase, which codes for MGFNNPSVPWSEMERLLSGRPKQPEKNPATATPAGTRDSDVPDGADGGDSPAWSRKRGKYTPPPLVRPENPIPYAELHAHSSYSFLDGASSPEELAEESERLGLHALAVTDHDGFYGIVRFAEAAETLEVKTVFGAELSLELPAPQNGEPDPVGSHLLVLARGEEGYHRLASALTHAQLAGAEKGKPHYDLDELAAQAGGHWAILTGCRKGAVRQALHDQGAQSAAEELDRLIALFGPEAVNVELIDHGNPTDSRDNDVLASLARERGLPVLATGNVHYAVPERVHLAAAVAAVRANRGLDELDGWLPAHAGAHLRSGEEMTRRFRRYPGAVARTVTLADELAFPLRRAKPALPKLPVPDGHTPMSYLRELVWEAVPRKYPDATDADRARIENELGVIAQKDFPGYFLIVHGIVQEARRRGILCQGRGSAASSAVCYLLDITAVDAIAYNLPFERFLSALRDEEPDIDVDFDSDRREEIIQWVYRQYGRERAAQVANVIQYRPKNAVRDMAKALGHSPGQQDAWSKQVERWDGLFETADHDIPDRVLEYATELLKTPRHLGIHSGGMVLTERPVGEVVPIEHARMANRTVIQWDKDDAAWMGLVKFDLLGLGMLAALQYCFDMIADATGERWELATIPKEEAAVYDMLCRADSIGVFQVESRAQMGLLPRLQPRRYYDLVIEIALIRPGPIQGGAVHPYVRRKLGQEKVTYAHPKLKPVLEKTLGIPVFQEQLMQMGMAVGGLTGEDADLLRRAMGSKRGIERIDSLRKKLYAGMAENGLTGEVADDIYAKIQAFANFGFAESHSLSFALLVYASSWLKLHYPGAFLAALLRAQPMGFYSPASLTADARRHGVQVRRPDLHLSGVDAGLEAVTPDDARQSGVDAADAGSTRRPATGMDACTHRTQPPVGRFDRDAPDESAAHRRDGAFAVRLGLASVTGIGKPLAERIVAEREARGPFRDLRDLTRRTGANTAQLEALATAGAFEGLGVSRREGIWLAGDAAQDRIEYLEGSLVSVQPPLFGDQSSYDVLAADLWATGISTDDHPLVHYRSQLDARGVLTAAELRGHETGRRVEVAGLVTHRQRPATASGVTFLNLEDEHGLVNVICSVGVWNKYRRVLRDSPALIARGMLERSPEGVTNLLADRFEDLRVGVQHRSRDFR
- a CDS encoding NAD(P)-dependent alcohol dehydrogenase; the protein is MRAVVYDRYGTVDELRVADIPVPTPGPGQVLIEVVATSVNLSDWEGLHGSPAYARIGGLWRPARRVLGSDIAGRVAAVGDGVDRFRVGDEVFGDNLERMGGFAEYAVAPQAVLAPKPAELTFAEAATLPQAGAIAVQAVARGDAGMPMLINGAGGGSGMFAIQLAARAGMHVTGVDNAGKLAFMRELGADAVIDYRAEDFTRTGPYDLVVDLVARRSMFAYRRALARGGRFLMVGGTVRALLRALTVGTVVGAVSGTRLGVLAVRQGPAHFGPLVEACVAGDVQIRIDSTFPLEQTAAALEHHGEGRALGKVVVAVRDE
- a CDS encoding endo alpha-1,4 polygalactosaminidase; protein product: MTAATLLTLATLIGCASHSVDDHSPTGEQTPTISLPPVAAAFDYQLGGAYEPGPAVQIVVRDRLAPPADDRYSVCYLNAFQTQPDELDNWPDDLLLHDADGDIVYDPDWPDEALIDTRDAERVAAIVTPWIDQCADAGYDAVEFDNLDTYTRTNGLLTRDDNLTLASALVTRAHDAGLAAAQKNAAEDAALLHTEAGFDFAITEECAAYDECDAYTDVYGDHVLAIEYSDPAAFADACAAPDRPASLIHRDRALTKPEEPGYVFELCP
- a CDS encoding HNH endonuclease signature motif containing protein → MVSSTVVQDPVAASSAGSDYVDAFLARLCEEYEARGGVIIDFKSGVQVDFASSFAAGHDTASVPESPLDFTDLDDATPPGVGLEDLVRYGRVAAARQDQRINDLLTEAANDPSAWTDVEGNYPAAVAGRGMSLTEYQRHCRDLAVSAVALDIAVRTQLSEGQVHARASRAQVLAARCPRLWAAYLAGDVPEQNAAYAKTLVDELPADPIAWAAFDEQLVDAATRQNSGKFRSRARNVRERVHPESVNERHARAAKNRDVWVTPELDGIMEMILRVPATAGHAIADYLDIQSRYLATLPGETRTLAQLRADISTDLLLSGSLAALPDDIVDAVRAAAAGGNDARDDATDTADGADAPGDPETDADTADLAEVLSGSETGADTADDADAPSEPDTDAPGETEAPVGAAGPNETLPSLKGITPTVRITIPALALLGHSDEPATLDGYGPIDIETAKRLAGRAKSWIRVLTHPVTGTILNVDRKTYRVPADLRRWLDTQYPTCIAPGCTRPAHRCDIDHRTRWADGGTTDAENLCPLCEHHHIIKDETLWQLIRDKATSQLYWVSPTGFTTRVDPPLDTATSTPAADPATTKYDGPPPF